gaacttactgtgaaatgctgaatacaacaggtgtagaacttactgtgaaatgctgaatacaacaggtgtagaacttactgtgaaatgcttacttgcaagcccttaaccaacaatgcagttttaagaaaaataagagttaacaacatatttactaaataaaccaaagtttaaaaaagtaacacaataaaataacaataacgaaggttatatacagctggtactggtaccgagtcaatgtgcgggctACAGGTTAGTCGATTACTTAGTTATTAGTAATtgatgtaatatgtacatgtaagtagaggTAAAgggactatgtatagataataaacagagagtagcagcagcgtaaaaaaaggAGGTCAAAGCAAATTATCCAGGTAGCCCTCTGATgaactgttcaggagtcttatggcttggggatagaagctgttaaggaaccttttggtcctagacttggcgctccggcactacttgccgtgcggcagcagagcgaacagtctatgactagggtggctggagtctttgacaatttttagggccttcctctgacaccacctggtatagaggacctggatggcaggaatcttggccccagtgatgtactgggccatacacactaccctctgtagtgccttgcagtcggataccgagcagttgccataccaggcggtgatgcagccagtcagtcagtcaaagatcagtcagtcagtcaaagataccttaatagaaaattactcaagtaaaatttggttttaaatatacttaagtatcaaaagcaaaTTAAATTGCTATAATATGCAtaagtatcaaaattaaaagTATCAATTATTTCAAataccttatattaagcaaaccaggcagcgccattttcttgtttttcttaTTTTActgatagccagaggcacactccaactctAAGATATCATTTacaatgaagcatgtgtgtttagtgagtctgccagatcagaggcagtagggatgaacggggatgttctcttgataagtgtgtgaattagaccatttcccTGTCcttctaagcattcaaaatggctgtcagggaaaatgtatggaataaaaatcacataattttcttgaaataaatataaaagttgtcaaaaatataaatagtatagAAAAGTACAGAagcccccaaaaactacttaagtagtactttcaagtatttttattgAAGTACTTTACAGCACTAGTTAAGGATAGGGTAAAGAGTCCTAGCTGGCCTGTTGACCCCTAAAATATAGTGTTCTCAACTCTCTTTCCTCTTATCTTCCCAGGATCCCGTCTGCGCCAGGAGGACTCCCCACCCCGGATCGTAGAGCACCCCTCTGACCTGATCGTGTCCAAGGGGGAGCCCGCCACCCTCAACTGCAAGGCAGAGGGGCGGCCCAGCCCTACAGTGGAGTGGTACAAGGACGGGGAGCGGGTAGAAACGGACCGGGACAACCCTCGATCTCAACGCATGCTGCTGCCCAGCGGCTCCCTCTTCTTCCTACGTATCGTCCATGGACGACGCTCCAAACCGGATGAGGGCTCCTACGTCTGCGTCGCCCGCAACTACCTAGGAGAAGCCATCAGCCACAACGCCTCGTTGGAAGTAGCATGTAAGTGCAGCTCATGTTGGGGCTTTTCTTATTTCCTCTTGGGCCTCTGGGCCTCTGAGCCTCTGGGTTCGGTGTGAATGGAAGAGAAGGGGGTTtagactggagctggggctgaATAGAAGACTCCAGTTTCCTACTCTATTTCCCCCCTCAATGTGCTCATTGAGTTGGATAATCTCACAGGAGATGGTTCAGGATGTGTTTGGCCCATTTGCCCCAGTAGGCCCAGTCCTGGGGGCAGATTGGCCTGAGCATCCCAGGGGGGGTGCTCCTGTAAAGGGCCCTTGGTAGGGGGTCAGGAGCTACAATAGGAACAAAGTCCTTTCTGTTGTCCTTCTAGCTCTGGTGTTTGTCAGGGAGATGGATCAGAGTTTTTATACACAAATCAGTCATTGTATCTGTGTTTGGTCATCTTTTAGTAGAGAGAGTTACCAGTTGTTTCCTTGGTTGTAGACTAGACTAGTGGAGCTCCTCTTTATTGCCTGCTAGACGGTCTTAATGATGGACCTGCTTTGATGTGGATGGGGCATTCCATCATTGTGAGGGTCAGTGACTACGCTGAAAGGTTTGGGACTAAAAGCTTTCAAACAAATAGACAGtgaataatatacagtacatagaaAGAGGACGGACACCGCTGCTTATTCATTTAACTCTTAGCATAATGATTGGTGCTCTGTGTTGACAAATTTGTCCTCAAGGCTGGTTGGTTTTTGAGGTCAGATCTTAGCCATGTTATCTGTACTGTGTCTCTACTGGCTGGTCTGAGTTCAGCTCTTAGCCATGTTATCTGTACTGTGTCTCTACTGGCTGGTCTGAGGTCAGCTCTTAGACATATTATCTGTGCTGTCTGGAGAGGGAACATTGAGAAGAGGATCTCAGATATCAACCGCTTCTCAAGCATGCCCAGGAGCTGTCACCAAGGCCCTCATTGTAATCTAATCGAAAGAGAGGGGTTCGGAGGATGGGCGGTGGTCTTTTTATGGGTGCTGGTGACTGGGGCTTGAGGGGAGGATCTGATGGTGTGTGGGGGAGTGGGGATGAATACTAAAGGCTACATGAGCAGGCAAGATACATTCTGTATGTCAGCTGTGGAGTTACTATACTTTCTCAGTATTTGGTTGTGGATGATGTGTATATTTATAACTCTTGATGTACTATCAGGTGTGTGCTACAACAGAGCAGTAATTCAAGATAATTGAAATAGCCATAATTAAAAAGATGAATAAAAAAGGATTCAATTGTTGCTTTCAAGGCCTCTGCCTTTGAAATGAGAGAGCCTGGTACCATGGGAGGACCATGGGGATATAGTAGCAGTTGGTTGGTCACAGAGAGCCTGGTACCATGGGAGCACCATGGGGATATAGTAGCAGTGGGTTGGTCACAGAAGAGCCTGGTACCATGGGAGCACCATGGGGATATAGTAGCAGTGGGTTGGTCACGGAAGAGCCTGGTACCATGGGAGCACCATGGGGATATAGTAGCAGTGGGTTGGTCATGGAAGAGCGCAGCTGAAACCATACTCtgtgtgttagtggtggtggGGACGGTGTCATGTCCTCATCTCCTCTTAGATCTCACCCCAGAGTCAGGCTCTGCTGCCCCAAACTGATGACTGTTCCTCTGCTGTCTTTTATCCACTCAGTCACTCACCCTGCATGGTTAGAGGCCTGCCTTCAGAAAGACTGAAGGCCTCCCAATGAATACATCAAATAGAAATGTCAAGGAAAATAAACAGAGAGTCAAACAGGGCCCCACTTTCCATAAATTGGAATGCTAAAAATATTCCCCCCAAAAGTGGACGATATAGGGTATTTATTTCAGAGGTGGGTTCTTCAAGTAGAAGAACAAGAGGCTTGGCTGGAGCAGGATGGTAGCAGGACTGGAGCGGTGCAGGCCAGAGTAGAGACAGTGGCTGGCCTGGCCCTACCCACAGCACTGGGCTGCTTATTCTGGACCAGGTTCAAAAGGACCCATAATGACAAGGTTCTGAGCAGCAGCCCTCTCTCgctgtctcactctgtctcactctgtctctctctgtctcactctgtctctctgacccTCATTCTCTACCGCTCACACTCCCTCACATATCATTTTGTTGTCAGAGCAACCAGGATAGAACCCtgtaggagagagaaggagagagcagagaaaactAAGCACTGAGCTTTTACAAGACCTTGTTTAAACTTCAGGACAGGGACAGAGTACCCTACGTGCCATGGACTGAGTATACAGGCCTTTTAAAAATATTATTTGGACTTTGTATGCTTGTGTTTGCTGAAAAATGTTAGCCAAATCTCAAATTTATCCTAGTTTATCCATTTGCCATTTTAGGGTTTTATTCCAAGGATTTATTGGCTAATTCCACAGTGAGTTCATGAAACCCCAGAGAAGGAAGGTAAAGCATTAACAGTGTTTACTCTACCAAGCTCTCAGAGCCCTGCAAGAATCTAAAagcaaaaaaacacaatttctatACCCTGTTATTCTGACGACCTGGCGTTTACAGTTCTCCTACACTCGAGCGACTGTAAACATAATCCAAGTTTCAAAAAGTCATGTTTTGCCAGGCTGGTGCGAGCTAACCCAGTTTGTTTGGTTTATCATTAATGACACACAGTACAGAGCCGCAATCTCTCCATCCCACCCTCTTAATATAGACAGGGTTAATGGATTCACCATGAATCATGGTAGTCGTGTTTGTTCTATACTAAATTActgtatactatactatacttaaacaataaggcacgaggggtgtggtatatggccaatataccagggctaagggctgttcttatggattgttttattctttttttatttaacctgtattaAGGGattcagcccttagccgtggtatattgaccatataccacaaacccctgaggtgccttattgctattatgaactggttgccaacgtaattagagcagtaaaaataaatgttttgtcatacacatGGTATAAGAtatgatataccacggctttcagccaatcagcattcagagcttgaaccacccagtttataatatactgtaattgcctagttaaatacggttaaataaaaataagtaaacaagtatatagtatactatactatagtgtgctatactacagtactatactataTGTTCTATACTATACCGTACTGTACTATAAAGTAccgtactgtactatactataatatactgtactataccatactatccTATACTATAGTGTACCGCAATGCACTATACTATACTGCACTATACTgttctgtactatactatactgtactatactatactatgctgTACTATTCTGTACTATAATCTACtatagtgtactatactgtactgtactatactataatgcgctatactatactgtactatactatacgtGCTATACTatattgtactatactgtactgtactatactatagtgtactataATATAGTGTACTATACTATAGTGTGCTATAATATAGTGTGCTATACTatattgtactatactgtactataatatagtgtgctatactatactgtactatactataatgTACTATAATATAGTGTACTGTACTAGTATGTACTatgatatactgtactatactatgccTTGCTATAccataatatactatactatgcTGTAGTGTACTATTCTGTACTATACTACGATGTTCTATACCATAGttcactatactatactgtactacacTATAGTGTACTATAATATATTGTACTATACTATGctgtactataatatactatagtgtgctatactatactgtactatactgcacTGTACTATAATGTACAGTACTAGTATGTACTATGCTATACTGTActaaactatactgtactatactatgcattgctatactataatatactatgcTGTACTGTACTATGCTGTACTATACTACGTTGTTCTATACTATGGTGtaatgtactatactatactgtactattctATAATGTactatactatagtatactatactGTGCTATGCTATGCTATACTGTACTATTATATAATgtactatattatagtgtactatactatactgtactatactgtactattctATAatgtactatattatactgtaccatactatactatactgtactatactgtactatctaTACTCACACAGGCTCAAGGTGCGATTAATTCTCTCTCTATTGATGTTTGCTTTGTATTTGTAATGGAGACGCCAAGTAATAAGACAGCTTTGTTCCTGTTTAATAGCATGGAGAGCAAAGAGAGATAGCGATGTACTGTTTAACTACAgagaggactgactgactgactggttggctgactggctgactgactggctgactgaaccTGCTCTCTAGCAGGCTAGAATCCTCTGACTGCACTGCAGGCCACATTAAGTAATGTACAGTATCCAGCTGCCTTTCAAAGAATGACAAAAATTCCCCACCCCAGTTTTTTATGCTTTTTTTACtccatttttttttaactgcagcTGTTAAAACAAGGATCAAAGCCAGAAAAAGTTTTAGACTTAacgaaatagaaagagagagagacagtcttcCAAAGGGCCGACCACTATCCTCATCTCTCAATTTTTACTGTGTGTTAATGTGTCAACACTGTGTAGGTGCCAATGAAAAGAATATCTCCTTCTCCCTTTTATCTccttctctgcccctctctctctctctctctctctctctctccctctctctctctctctctctctctctctctctctctctctctctctctctctctctctctctctctctctctctctctctctctctctctccctctctctctctctctctctccccctctcctctctctctctctctctctctctctctctctctctctctctccctctctctccctctctctccctctccctctccctcccgtcATTAGCAGAACTTAAAGTTTTACAACTCTTATGCATCAGAAAAAAAGAGAGCGATAAAATTACAGCTCCTGTAATTGAACGTGCCTCATTTATTTGTTGGCTGTGGTCGATACAGACATGCCACTATGAGTTGATGATTTGTCTGATGCATGACTTGTGTTCCATTCCTTCTATTAGCATGCTAGG
The sequence above is drawn from the Salvelinus fontinalis isolate EN_2023a chromosome 24, ASM2944872v1, whole genome shotgun sequence genome and encodes:
- the LOC129821941 gene encoding roundabout homolog 2-like, giving the protein MSPTSIGMAVLLGILHVCSGSRLRQEDSPPRIVEHPSDLIVSKGEPATLNCKAEGRPSPTVEWYKDGERVETDRDNPRSQRMLLPSGSLFFLRIVHGRRSKPDEGSYVCVARNYLGEAISHNASLEVACKCSSCWGFSYFLLGLWASEPLGSV